The Tenrec ecaudatus isolate mTenEca1 chromosome 6, mTenEca1.hap1, whole genome shotgun sequence genome has a window encoding:
- the TIMELESS gene encoding protein timeless homolog isoform X1 — MDGSDPRARTASFLPLLPPWAVSLLAGHCCMDLYMMNCELLATCSALGYLEGDTYHKEPDCLECVKDLIRYLRHEDETRDIRQQLGAAQILQSDLLPILTQHRQDKPLFDAVVRLMVNLTQPALVCFGSLPKEPSFRHHFLQVLSYLQAYKEAFTSEKAFGVISETLYELLQLGWEERQEEDNLLIERILLLVRNILHVPADPDQDKSIDDDASVHDQLLWAMHLSGLDDLLLFLASAPAEQQWSLHVLEIISLMFRDQNPEQLAAVGQGRLAQERSADVAELEVLRQREIAARKTRALQRSNRHSRFGGSYIVQGLKSIGERDVIFHKGLHNLQNYSSDLGKQRRRVPKRRQAARELSAQRRSALNVRLFLRDFCSEFLENCYNRLMGAVKDHLLREKAQQHDETYYMWALAFFMAFNRAAAFQPGLISETLSVRTFHFIEQNLTNYYEMMLTDRKEAASWARRMHLALKAYQELLATVNVMDMSPDEAVRESSRVIKNNIFYVMEYRELFLALFRKFDERHQPRSFLRDLVETTHLFLKMLERFCQSRGSLVVQNKRKKRKKKKKKALDQPAASGSVPLSPEELEARWPALAEQLQCCPQAAELSVDSVVPFDAASEVPVEEQRAEAMVRIQDCLLAGRAPQALRLLRSAREVWPEGDVFGCEDMSPEEEAQLLKQVLLAPLPRQQGPEEHGAEEEEEEEEEEEEEELQAVQVSEKEFNFLDYLRRFACSSVVRAYVLLLQSYKQNSAHTNHCAAKMLHRLAHDLRMEALLFQLSLFCLFNRLLSDPAAGAYKELVTFAKYILAKFFALTAVNQKAFVELLFWKNTAVVREMTEGYGSLDGGSSGRRPAWSPEEEAQLRELYLAHKDVEGQDVVGVILAQLTTAPRTRKQVIHHLVRLGLADSVKDFQRKGTNIVLWTEDQELELQRLFEEFHGSDDVLGQIMKNITAKRSRARIVEKLLALGLVTERRELYKKRQKKLARSSVPSGEEPPEDFDQEDMEEEENLSGGKSEEEEEEGWGVDEGQGSTVLPTESLQQSLQQEGLSAPILWLQSCLVRVADDREEDGCSQPVPLVPLTEENEEAMENEQFQQLLRKLGVRPPSSEQEAFWRIPAKLSPTQLRRVAASLSPQEERGPLQPDAELAGPGEEAGHEAEHRAQALRALLLARKKKAGVAPPTEEGATTSGTEQLPVAPAKRQLLDSDEEQDGEERTGRAPELGASGIQRKKRLHIEDEDEND; from the exons atggatggttctgATCCCCGGGCCAGG ACAGCGTCCTTCCTGCCTCTCCTGCCTCCGTGGGCCGTCTCTCTGCTGGCTGGTCACTGTTGTATGGACTTGTACATGATGAATTGTGAACTCCTGGCTACGTGTAGTGCCCTGGGGTACTTGGAGGGAGACACTTACCACAAGGAGCCAGATTGCTTAG AGTGCGTGAAGGATTTGATTCGGTACTTGAGGCATGAGGATGAGACCAGAGACATACGACAGCAGCTGGGGGCAGCCCAGATCCTGCAGAGTGACCTCCTGCCCATCCTCACCCAACACCGCCAGGACAAGCCTCTCTTTGATGCTGTCGTCAG GctgatggtgaacttgactcagcCGGCCTTGGTCTGCTTTGGCAGCCTTCCCAAGGAGCCCAGCTTCCGGCACCATTTTCTGCAAGTGCTGTCCTACCTGCAGGCCTACAAAGAG GCCTTTACCAGTGAGAAAGCTTTTGGAGTTATCAGCGAAACCTTGTACGAACTGCTGCAGCTG GGCTGGGAAGAGCGGCAGGAAGAGGACAACCTGCTGATTGAGCGGATCCTGCTGCTGGTCAGAAATATTCTGCATGTTCCAGCCGACCCCGATCAGGATAAA AGCATCGATGATGACGCCAGCGTTCATGATCAGCTTCTCTGGGCAATGCACCTCAGTGGCCTGGATGACCTGCTTCTCTTCCTGGCCAGCGCACCGGCGGAACAACAGTGGAGCTTGCATGTGCTAGAGATCATCTCCCTTATGTTCCGTGACCAG AACCCTGAGCAGCTGGCAGCAGTAGGGCAGGGACGCTTAGCTCAGGAGAGGAGCGCAGATGTGGCGGAGCTGGAGGTGCTGCGCCAGCGAGAGATAGCAGCAAGGAAGACTCGAGCCCTCCAGCGAAGCAACAG GCATTCTCGATTTGGGGGCTCCTACATTGTCCAGGGCCTGAAATCCATTGGGGAGAGGGACGTCATCTTTCACAAAGGTCTTCATAAT CTCCAAAACTACAGTTCCGATTTGGGGAAGCAGCGGCGAAGGGTCCCTAAACGGCGCCAGGCTGCCCGGGAGCTGTCTGCTCAGCGCCGCTCGGCCCTCAACGTGCGCCTTTTCCTCAGAGACTTCTGCTCCGAATTCCTGGAGAACTGTTACAACCGGCTCATGGGGGCCGTGAAG GACCACCTGCTTCGGGAGAAGGCCCAGCAACACGACGAGACCTACTACATGTGGGCTCTGGCTTTCTTCATGGCCTTCAACCGAGCCGCCGCCTTCCAGCCAGGCCTGATTTCCGAGACCCTCAGCGTCCGGACCTTCCACTTCATTGAGCAGAACCTGACCAACTACTACGAGATGATGCTGACCGACCGCAAGGAAGCCGCGTCCTGGGCACGCCG GATGCACTTGGCTCTGAAGGCCTATCAGGAGCTGCTGGCCACAGTGAACGTGATGGATATGTCCCCAGACGAGGCCGTGAGGGAGAGCAGCCGCGTCATCAAGA ACAACATTTTCTATGTGATGGAGTACCGAGAACTCTTCCTAGCGCTCTTCCGAAAATTCGATGAAAGACACCAGCCCCGCTCCTTCCTTCGCGATCTGGTGGAAACAACCCATCTCTTCCTCAAGATGCTGGAGCGCTTCTGTCAGAGCagagggagcctggtggtgcag AACAAacgaaagaagaggaagaagaagaagaagaaggcgcTAGACCAGCCTGCTGCTTCTGGCAGTGTCCCTCTCAGCCCGGAGGAGCTGGAGGCTAGGTGGCCAGCCCTGGCTGAACAACTACAGTGCTGCCCCCAG GCCGCGGAGCTCAGTGTGgactctgtggttccctttgatgcCGCCTCGGAGGTGCCTGTGGAGGAGCAGCGGGCAGAAGCCATGGTACGGATCCAGGACTGCCTCCTGGCTGGCCGGGCACCACAGGCGCTGCGCCTCCTGAGGTCTGCCCG GGAGGTGTGGCCGGAGGGCGATGTGTTTGGCTGTGAGGACATGTCCCCAGAGGAAGAGGCCCAGCTGCTGAAACAGGTCCTCTTGGCTccgcttcccc GGCAGCAGGGGCCAGAGGAACATGGggcggaggaggaagaggaagaagaggaggaggaggaggaggaagagttgCAAGCGGTGCAGGTGTCGGAGAAAGAATTTAATTTTCTGGACTACCTGAGACG CTTCGCTTGCTCGTCCGTGGTCCGAGCCTACGTACTGCTGCTGCAGAGCTACAAGCAGAACAGTGCCCACACGAACCACTGCGCTGCCAAGATGCTGCACCGCCTGGCCCACGACCTCCGAATGGAAGCCCTGCTTTTCCAGctctccctcttctgcctcttcaATCGTCTGCTCAGCGACCCTGCAGCTGGGGCTTACAAG GAATTAGTGACTTTCGCCAAGTATATCCTGGCCAAGTTCTTTGCATTGACTGCCGTCAACCAGAAAGCctttgtggaactgctgttctgGAAGAACACAGCTGTGGTTCGAGAAATGACCGAGGGATATGGCTCCCTGGATGGCGG GTCTTCCGGTCGCAGACCTGCGTGGAGCCCAGAGGAGGAGGCCCAGCTTCGGGAACTGTACCTTGCCCATAAGGACGTGGAAG GTCAGGATGTGGTGGGTGTCATCTTGGCCCAACTGACCACTGCCCCTCGAACCCGCAAGCAGGTCATCCACCATCTGGTGCGGCTGGGGCTGGCCGACAGTGTCAAGGACTTCCAAAG GAAAGGAACCAATATTGTACTGTGGACAGAAGACCAGGAGCTGGAATTGCAGCGGCTCTTTGAGGAGTTCCACGGCTCGGATG ATGTCCTGGGTCAGATCATGAAGAACATCACAGCCAAGCGCTCCCGGGCCCGGATAGTCGAGAAGCTGCTGGCCCTGGGGCTGGTGACTGAGCGGCGGGAACTGTACAAGAAACGCCAGAAGAAGTTGGCACGCTCTAGCGTG CCCAGTGGAGAGGAGCCTCCAGAAGACTTTGACCAGGAAGATATGGAAGAAGAAGAGAACCTATCAGGGGGAAAgagtgaagaggaggaagaggagggctggggagtcgatgaaggccaggggagcacagTCCTGCCAACCGAAAGCCTTCAGCAAAGCCTGCAACAGGAAG gcctttctgctcccatcctgtggctccagagctgccTGGTTCGAGTAGCAGATGACCGGGAGGAGGATG GTTGTTCCCAGCCAGTTCCGTTGGTGCCGCTGACTGAAGAAAACGAGGAAGCCATGGAAAATGAACAGTTTCAGCAGCTGTTACGCAAACTAGGGGTTCGGCCCCCCTCCTCTGAGCAG GAAGCCTTCTGGCGAATCCCAGCCAAGCTGAGCCCCACGCAACTCCGCAGAGTGGCAGCTTCCTTGAGTCCGCAGGAGGAGAGGGGACCGCTGCAACCAGACGCGGAACTTGCAGGCCCTGGAGAGGAGGCAGGGCATGAAGCGGAGCACCGAGCGCAGGCCCTGAGAGCCCTCCTGTTAGCCCGGAAAAAGAAAGCAGGTGTGGCGCCCCCCACAG AGGAAGGGGCTACTACTAGTGGGACGGAGCAGCTGCCGGTGGCTCCCGCAAAGCGACAGCTGCTGGACAGTGATGAGGAACAGGATGGAGAAGAACGCACGGGCAGAG CACCGGAGCTGGGAGCTTCAGGAATCCAAAGGAAGAAGCGACTTCATATTGAGGATGAAGACGAGAACGACTGA
- the TIMELESS gene encoding protein timeless homolog isoform X3 yields the protein MDLYMMNCELLATCSALGYLEGDTYHKEPDCLECVKDLIRYLRHEDETRDIRQQLGAAQILQSDLLPILTQHRQDKPLFDAVVRLMVNLTQPALVCFGSLPKEPSFRHHFLQVLSYLQAYKEAFTSEKAFGVISETLYELLQLGWEERQEEDNLLIERILLLVRNILHVPADPDQDKSIDDDASVHDQLLWAMHLSGLDDLLLFLASAPAEQQWSLHVLEIISLMFRDQNPEQLAAVGQGRLAQERSADVAELEVLRQREIAARKTRALQRSNRHSRFGGSYIVQGLKSIGERDVIFHKGLHNLQNYSSDLGKQRRRVPKRRQAARELSAQRRSALNVRLFLRDFCSEFLENCYNRLMGAVKDHLLREKAQQHDETYYMWALAFFMAFNRAAAFQPGLISETLSVRTFHFIEQNLTNYYEMMLTDRKEAASWARRMHLALKAYQELLATVNVMDMSPDEAVRESSRVIKNNIFYVMEYRELFLALFRKFDERHQPRSFLRDLVETTHLFLKMLERFCQSRGSLVVQNKRKKRKKKKKKALDQPAASGSVPLSPEELEARWPALAEQLQCCPQAAELSVDSVVPFDAASEVPVEEQRAEAMVRIQDCLLAGRAPQALRLLRSAREVWPEGDVFGCEDMSPEEEAQLLKQVLLAPLPRQQGPEEHGAEEEEEEEEEEEEEELQAVQVSEKEFNFLDYLRRFACSSVVRAYVLLLQSYKQNSAHTNHCAAKMLHRLAHDLRMEALLFQLSLFCLFNRLLSDPAAGAYKELVTFAKYILAKFFALTAVNQKAFVELLFWKNTAVVREMTEGYGSLDGGSSGRRPAWSPEEEAQLRELYLAHKDVEGQDVVGVILAQLTTAPRTRKQVIHHLVRLGLADSVKDFQRKGTNIVLWTEDQELELQRLFEEFHGSDDVLGQIMKNITAKRSRARIVEKLLALGLVTERRELYKKRQKKLARSSVPSGEEPPEDFDQEDMEEEENLSGGKSEEEEEEGWGVDEGQGSTVLPTESLQQSLQQEGLSAPILWLQSCLVRVADDREEDGCSQPVPLVPLTEENEEAMENEQFQQLLRKLGVRPPSSEQEAFWRIPAKLSPTQLRRVAASLSPQEERGPLQPDAELAGPGEEAGHEAEHRAQALRALLLARKKKAGVAPPTEEGATTSGTEQLPVAPAKRQLLDSDEEQDGEERTGRAPELGASGIQRKKRLHIEDEDEND from the exons ATGGACTTGTACATGATGAATTGTGAACTCCTGGCTACGTGTAGTGCCCTGGGGTACTTGGAGGGAGACACTTACCACAAGGAGCCAGATTGCTTAG AGTGCGTGAAGGATTTGATTCGGTACTTGAGGCATGAGGATGAGACCAGAGACATACGACAGCAGCTGGGGGCAGCCCAGATCCTGCAGAGTGACCTCCTGCCCATCCTCACCCAACACCGCCAGGACAAGCCTCTCTTTGATGCTGTCGTCAG GctgatggtgaacttgactcagcCGGCCTTGGTCTGCTTTGGCAGCCTTCCCAAGGAGCCCAGCTTCCGGCACCATTTTCTGCAAGTGCTGTCCTACCTGCAGGCCTACAAAGAG GCCTTTACCAGTGAGAAAGCTTTTGGAGTTATCAGCGAAACCTTGTACGAACTGCTGCAGCTG GGCTGGGAAGAGCGGCAGGAAGAGGACAACCTGCTGATTGAGCGGATCCTGCTGCTGGTCAGAAATATTCTGCATGTTCCAGCCGACCCCGATCAGGATAAA AGCATCGATGATGACGCCAGCGTTCATGATCAGCTTCTCTGGGCAATGCACCTCAGTGGCCTGGATGACCTGCTTCTCTTCCTGGCCAGCGCACCGGCGGAACAACAGTGGAGCTTGCATGTGCTAGAGATCATCTCCCTTATGTTCCGTGACCAG AACCCTGAGCAGCTGGCAGCAGTAGGGCAGGGACGCTTAGCTCAGGAGAGGAGCGCAGATGTGGCGGAGCTGGAGGTGCTGCGCCAGCGAGAGATAGCAGCAAGGAAGACTCGAGCCCTCCAGCGAAGCAACAG GCATTCTCGATTTGGGGGCTCCTACATTGTCCAGGGCCTGAAATCCATTGGGGAGAGGGACGTCATCTTTCACAAAGGTCTTCATAAT CTCCAAAACTACAGTTCCGATTTGGGGAAGCAGCGGCGAAGGGTCCCTAAACGGCGCCAGGCTGCCCGGGAGCTGTCTGCTCAGCGCCGCTCGGCCCTCAACGTGCGCCTTTTCCTCAGAGACTTCTGCTCCGAATTCCTGGAGAACTGTTACAACCGGCTCATGGGGGCCGTGAAG GACCACCTGCTTCGGGAGAAGGCCCAGCAACACGACGAGACCTACTACATGTGGGCTCTGGCTTTCTTCATGGCCTTCAACCGAGCCGCCGCCTTCCAGCCAGGCCTGATTTCCGAGACCCTCAGCGTCCGGACCTTCCACTTCATTGAGCAGAACCTGACCAACTACTACGAGATGATGCTGACCGACCGCAAGGAAGCCGCGTCCTGGGCACGCCG GATGCACTTGGCTCTGAAGGCCTATCAGGAGCTGCTGGCCACAGTGAACGTGATGGATATGTCCCCAGACGAGGCCGTGAGGGAGAGCAGCCGCGTCATCAAGA ACAACATTTTCTATGTGATGGAGTACCGAGAACTCTTCCTAGCGCTCTTCCGAAAATTCGATGAAAGACACCAGCCCCGCTCCTTCCTTCGCGATCTGGTGGAAACAACCCATCTCTTCCTCAAGATGCTGGAGCGCTTCTGTCAGAGCagagggagcctggtggtgcag AACAAacgaaagaagaggaagaagaagaagaagaaggcgcTAGACCAGCCTGCTGCTTCTGGCAGTGTCCCTCTCAGCCCGGAGGAGCTGGAGGCTAGGTGGCCAGCCCTGGCTGAACAACTACAGTGCTGCCCCCAG GCCGCGGAGCTCAGTGTGgactctgtggttccctttgatgcCGCCTCGGAGGTGCCTGTGGAGGAGCAGCGGGCAGAAGCCATGGTACGGATCCAGGACTGCCTCCTGGCTGGCCGGGCACCACAGGCGCTGCGCCTCCTGAGGTCTGCCCG GGAGGTGTGGCCGGAGGGCGATGTGTTTGGCTGTGAGGACATGTCCCCAGAGGAAGAGGCCCAGCTGCTGAAACAGGTCCTCTTGGCTccgcttcccc GGCAGCAGGGGCCAGAGGAACATGGggcggaggaggaagaggaagaagaggaggaggaggaggaggaagagttgCAAGCGGTGCAGGTGTCGGAGAAAGAATTTAATTTTCTGGACTACCTGAGACG CTTCGCTTGCTCGTCCGTGGTCCGAGCCTACGTACTGCTGCTGCAGAGCTACAAGCAGAACAGTGCCCACACGAACCACTGCGCTGCCAAGATGCTGCACCGCCTGGCCCACGACCTCCGAATGGAAGCCCTGCTTTTCCAGctctccctcttctgcctcttcaATCGTCTGCTCAGCGACCCTGCAGCTGGGGCTTACAAG GAATTAGTGACTTTCGCCAAGTATATCCTGGCCAAGTTCTTTGCATTGACTGCCGTCAACCAGAAAGCctttgtggaactgctgttctgGAAGAACACAGCTGTGGTTCGAGAAATGACCGAGGGATATGGCTCCCTGGATGGCGG GTCTTCCGGTCGCAGACCTGCGTGGAGCCCAGAGGAGGAGGCCCAGCTTCGGGAACTGTACCTTGCCCATAAGGACGTGGAAG GTCAGGATGTGGTGGGTGTCATCTTGGCCCAACTGACCACTGCCCCTCGAACCCGCAAGCAGGTCATCCACCATCTGGTGCGGCTGGGGCTGGCCGACAGTGTCAAGGACTTCCAAAG GAAAGGAACCAATATTGTACTGTGGACAGAAGACCAGGAGCTGGAATTGCAGCGGCTCTTTGAGGAGTTCCACGGCTCGGATG ATGTCCTGGGTCAGATCATGAAGAACATCACAGCCAAGCGCTCCCGGGCCCGGATAGTCGAGAAGCTGCTGGCCCTGGGGCTGGTGACTGAGCGGCGGGAACTGTACAAGAAACGCCAGAAGAAGTTGGCACGCTCTAGCGTG CCCAGTGGAGAGGAGCCTCCAGAAGACTTTGACCAGGAAGATATGGAAGAAGAAGAGAACCTATCAGGGGGAAAgagtgaagaggaggaagaggagggctggggagtcgatgaaggccaggggagcacagTCCTGCCAACCGAAAGCCTTCAGCAAAGCCTGCAACAGGAAG gcctttctgctcccatcctgtggctccagagctgccTGGTTCGAGTAGCAGATGACCGGGAGGAGGATG GTTGTTCCCAGCCAGTTCCGTTGGTGCCGCTGACTGAAGAAAACGAGGAAGCCATGGAAAATGAACAGTTTCAGCAGCTGTTACGCAAACTAGGGGTTCGGCCCCCCTCCTCTGAGCAG GAAGCCTTCTGGCGAATCCCAGCCAAGCTGAGCCCCACGCAACTCCGCAGAGTGGCAGCTTCCTTGAGTCCGCAGGAGGAGAGGGGACCGCTGCAACCAGACGCGGAACTTGCAGGCCCTGGAGAGGAGGCAGGGCATGAAGCGGAGCACCGAGCGCAGGCCCTGAGAGCCCTCCTGTTAGCCCGGAAAAAGAAAGCAGGTGTGGCGCCCCCCACAG AGGAAGGGGCTACTACTAGTGGGACGGAGCAGCTGCCGGTGGCTCCCGCAAAGCGACAGCTGCTGGACAGTGATGAGGAACAGGATGGAGAAGAACGCACGGGCAGAG CACCGGAGCTGGGAGCTTCAGGAATCCAAAGGAAGAAGCGACTTCATATTGAGGATGAAGACGAGAACGACTGA
- the TIMELESS gene encoding protein timeless homolog isoform X2, which produces MDGSDPRARTASFLPLLPPWAVSLLAGHCCMDLYMMNCELLATCSALGYLEGDTYHKEPDCLECVKDLIRYLRHEDETRDIRQQLGAAQILQSDLLPILTQHRQDKPLFDAVVRLMVNLTQPALVCFGSLPKEPSFRHHFLQVLSYLQAYKEAFTSEKAFGVISETLYELLQLGWEERQEEDNLLIERILLLVRNILHVPADPDQDKSIDDDASVHDQLLWAMHLSGLDDLLLFLASAPAEQQWSLHVLEIISLMFRDQNPEQLAAVGQGRLAQERSADVAELEVLRQREIAARKTRALQRSNRHSRFGGSYIVQGLKSIGERDVIFHKGLHNLQNYSSDLGKQRRRVPKRRQAARELSAQRRSALNVRLFLRDFCSEFLENCYNRLMGAVKDHLLREKAQQHDETYYMWALAFFMAFNRAAAFQPGLISETLSVRTFHFIEQNLTNYYEMMLTDRKEAASWARRMHLALKAYQELLATVNVMDMSPDEAVRESSRVIKNNIFYVMEYRELFLALFRKFDERHQPRSFLRDLVETTHLFLKMLERFCQSRGSLVVQNKRKKRKKKKKKALDQPAASGSVPLSPEELEARWPALAEQLQCCPQAAELSVDSVVPFDAASEVPVEEQRAEAMVRIQDCLLAGRAPQALRLLRSAREVWPEGDVFGCEDMSPEEEAQLLKQVLLAPLPRQQGPEEHGAEEEEEEEEEEEEEELQAVQVSEKEFNFLDYLRRFACSSVVRAYVLLLQSYKQNSAHTNHCAAKMLHRLAHDLRMEALLFQLSLFCLFNRLLSDPAAGAYKELVTFAKYILAKFFALTAVNQKAFVELLFWKNTAVVREMTEGYGSLDGGSSGRRPAWSPEEEAQLRELYLAHKDVEGQDVVGVILAQLTTAPRTRKQVIHHLVRLGLADSVKDFQRKGTNIVLWTEDQELELQRLFEEFHGSDDVLGQIMKNITAKRSRARIVEKLLALGLVTERRELYKKRQKKLARSSVPSGEEPPEDFDQEDMEEEENLSGGKSEEEEEEGWGVDEGQGSTVLPTESLQQSLQQEGLSAPILWLQSCLVRVADDREEDGCSQPVPLVPLTEENEEAMENEQFQQLLRKLGVRPPSSEQEAFWRIPAKLSPTQLRRVAASLSPQEERGPLQPDAELAGPGEEAGHEAEHRAQALRALLLARKKKAEEGATTSGTEQLPVAPAKRQLLDSDEEQDGEERTGRAPELGASGIQRKKRLHIEDEDEND; this is translated from the exons atggatggttctgATCCCCGGGCCAGG ACAGCGTCCTTCCTGCCTCTCCTGCCTCCGTGGGCCGTCTCTCTGCTGGCTGGTCACTGTTGTATGGACTTGTACATGATGAATTGTGAACTCCTGGCTACGTGTAGTGCCCTGGGGTACTTGGAGGGAGACACTTACCACAAGGAGCCAGATTGCTTAG AGTGCGTGAAGGATTTGATTCGGTACTTGAGGCATGAGGATGAGACCAGAGACATACGACAGCAGCTGGGGGCAGCCCAGATCCTGCAGAGTGACCTCCTGCCCATCCTCACCCAACACCGCCAGGACAAGCCTCTCTTTGATGCTGTCGTCAG GctgatggtgaacttgactcagcCGGCCTTGGTCTGCTTTGGCAGCCTTCCCAAGGAGCCCAGCTTCCGGCACCATTTTCTGCAAGTGCTGTCCTACCTGCAGGCCTACAAAGAG GCCTTTACCAGTGAGAAAGCTTTTGGAGTTATCAGCGAAACCTTGTACGAACTGCTGCAGCTG GGCTGGGAAGAGCGGCAGGAAGAGGACAACCTGCTGATTGAGCGGATCCTGCTGCTGGTCAGAAATATTCTGCATGTTCCAGCCGACCCCGATCAGGATAAA AGCATCGATGATGACGCCAGCGTTCATGATCAGCTTCTCTGGGCAATGCACCTCAGTGGCCTGGATGACCTGCTTCTCTTCCTGGCCAGCGCACCGGCGGAACAACAGTGGAGCTTGCATGTGCTAGAGATCATCTCCCTTATGTTCCGTGACCAG AACCCTGAGCAGCTGGCAGCAGTAGGGCAGGGACGCTTAGCTCAGGAGAGGAGCGCAGATGTGGCGGAGCTGGAGGTGCTGCGCCAGCGAGAGATAGCAGCAAGGAAGACTCGAGCCCTCCAGCGAAGCAACAG GCATTCTCGATTTGGGGGCTCCTACATTGTCCAGGGCCTGAAATCCATTGGGGAGAGGGACGTCATCTTTCACAAAGGTCTTCATAAT CTCCAAAACTACAGTTCCGATTTGGGGAAGCAGCGGCGAAGGGTCCCTAAACGGCGCCAGGCTGCCCGGGAGCTGTCTGCTCAGCGCCGCTCGGCCCTCAACGTGCGCCTTTTCCTCAGAGACTTCTGCTCCGAATTCCTGGAGAACTGTTACAACCGGCTCATGGGGGCCGTGAAG GACCACCTGCTTCGGGAGAAGGCCCAGCAACACGACGAGACCTACTACATGTGGGCTCTGGCTTTCTTCATGGCCTTCAACCGAGCCGCCGCCTTCCAGCCAGGCCTGATTTCCGAGACCCTCAGCGTCCGGACCTTCCACTTCATTGAGCAGAACCTGACCAACTACTACGAGATGATGCTGACCGACCGCAAGGAAGCCGCGTCCTGGGCACGCCG GATGCACTTGGCTCTGAAGGCCTATCAGGAGCTGCTGGCCACAGTGAACGTGATGGATATGTCCCCAGACGAGGCCGTGAGGGAGAGCAGCCGCGTCATCAAGA ACAACATTTTCTATGTGATGGAGTACCGAGAACTCTTCCTAGCGCTCTTCCGAAAATTCGATGAAAGACACCAGCCCCGCTCCTTCCTTCGCGATCTGGTGGAAACAACCCATCTCTTCCTCAAGATGCTGGAGCGCTTCTGTCAGAGCagagggagcctggtggtgcag AACAAacgaaagaagaggaagaagaagaagaagaaggcgcTAGACCAGCCTGCTGCTTCTGGCAGTGTCCCTCTCAGCCCGGAGGAGCTGGAGGCTAGGTGGCCAGCCCTGGCTGAACAACTACAGTGCTGCCCCCAG GCCGCGGAGCTCAGTGTGgactctgtggttccctttgatgcCGCCTCGGAGGTGCCTGTGGAGGAGCAGCGGGCAGAAGCCATGGTACGGATCCAGGACTGCCTCCTGGCTGGCCGGGCACCACAGGCGCTGCGCCTCCTGAGGTCTGCCCG GGAGGTGTGGCCGGAGGGCGATGTGTTTGGCTGTGAGGACATGTCCCCAGAGGAAGAGGCCCAGCTGCTGAAACAGGTCCTCTTGGCTccgcttcccc GGCAGCAGGGGCCAGAGGAACATGGggcggaggaggaagaggaagaagaggaggaggaggaggaggaagagttgCAAGCGGTGCAGGTGTCGGAGAAAGAATTTAATTTTCTGGACTACCTGAGACG CTTCGCTTGCTCGTCCGTGGTCCGAGCCTACGTACTGCTGCTGCAGAGCTACAAGCAGAACAGTGCCCACACGAACCACTGCGCTGCCAAGATGCTGCACCGCCTGGCCCACGACCTCCGAATGGAAGCCCTGCTTTTCCAGctctccctcttctgcctcttcaATCGTCTGCTCAGCGACCCTGCAGCTGGGGCTTACAAG GAATTAGTGACTTTCGCCAAGTATATCCTGGCCAAGTTCTTTGCATTGACTGCCGTCAACCAGAAAGCctttgtggaactgctgttctgGAAGAACACAGCTGTGGTTCGAGAAATGACCGAGGGATATGGCTCCCTGGATGGCGG GTCTTCCGGTCGCAGACCTGCGTGGAGCCCAGAGGAGGAGGCCCAGCTTCGGGAACTGTACCTTGCCCATAAGGACGTGGAAG GTCAGGATGTGGTGGGTGTCATCTTGGCCCAACTGACCACTGCCCCTCGAACCCGCAAGCAGGTCATCCACCATCTGGTGCGGCTGGGGCTGGCCGACAGTGTCAAGGACTTCCAAAG GAAAGGAACCAATATTGTACTGTGGACAGAAGACCAGGAGCTGGAATTGCAGCGGCTCTTTGAGGAGTTCCACGGCTCGGATG ATGTCCTGGGTCAGATCATGAAGAACATCACAGCCAAGCGCTCCCGGGCCCGGATAGTCGAGAAGCTGCTGGCCCTGGGGCTGGTGACTGAGCGGCGGGAACTGTACAAGAAACGCCAGAAGAAGTTGGCACGCTCTAGCGTG CCCAGTGGAGAGGAGCCTCCAGAAGACTTTGACCAGGAAGATATGGAAGAAGAAGAGAACCTATCAGGGGGAAAgagtgaagaggaggaagaggagggctggggagtcgatgaaggccaggggagcacagTCCTGCCAACCGAAAGCCTTCAGCAAAGCCTGCAACAGGAAG gcctttctgctcccatcctgtggctccagagctgccTGGTTCGAGTAGCAGATGACCGGGAGGAGGATG GTTGTTCCCAGCCAGTTCCGTTGGTGCCGCTGACTGAAGAAAACGAGGAAGCCATGGAAAATGAACAGTTTCAGCAGCTGTTACGCAAACTAGGGGTTCGGCCCCCCTCCTCTGAGCAG GAAGCCTTCTGGCGAATCCCAGCCAAGCTGAGCCCCACGCAACTCCGCAGAGTGGCAGCTTCCTTGAGTCCGCAGGAGGAGAGGGGACCGCTGCAACCAGACGCGGAACTTGCAGGCCCTGGAGAGGAGGCAGGGCATGAAGCGGAGCACCGAGCGCAGGCCCTGAGAGCCCTCCTGTTAGCCCGGAAAAAGAAAGCAG AGGAAGGGGCTACTACTAGTGGGACGGAGCAGCTGCCGGTGGCTCCCGCAAAGCGACAGCTGCTGGACAGTGATGAGGAACAGGATGGAGAAGAACGCACGGGCAGAG CACCGGAGCTGGGAGCTTCAGGAATCCAAAGGAAGAAGCGACTTCATATTGAGGATGAAGACGAGAACGACTGA